In Argopecten irradians isolate NY chromosome 11, Ai_NY, whole genome shotgun sequence, one DNA window encodes the following:
- the LOC138334649 gene encoding M-phase inducer phosphatase-like: MNERTCVHFDLSQKAEKRLAHIGDLSGNQEFISPFGTPGFERKNVNSNSTVRKSLFSNKRVRTTDGGTIVPKRHRCSEGDEIIMDFDMLSFKERHTPPKCKPEFVIRAVNKFVEHEDVTGNGSQSYCLPTILGKHSDLKSITSSTLSDVMDGHFDDVIGSYRIIDCRYPYEFESGHIRVSSTKKKKSIQ; this comes from the exons atgaatgagcgcacgtgtgtgcACTTTGATCTTAGCCAAAAGGCCGAGAAGCGAttagcgcac ATAGGAGACCTTTCTGGCAACCAGGAATTCATATCGCCATTTGGAACTCCAGGATTTGAAAGGAAAAAC GTTAATTCTAACTCGACAGTGCGGAAATCACTGTTCAGTAACAAGCGTGTCCGAACGACCGATGGCGGTACTATTGTGCCAAAGAGACACAGGTGTTCCGAAGGAGATGAAATCATAATGGACTTTGATATGCTCTCTTTCAAG GAAAGACATACACCACCCAAGTGTAAACCCGAGTTTGTTATCAGAGCGGTAAACAAGTTCGTAGAACACGAGGATGTAACCGGAAACGGAAGTCAGTCATATTGTTTACCCACAATCCTTGGTAAACATAGTGACCTTAAAAGCATAACCTCCAGTACA TTGTCTGACGTAATGGACGGACactttgatgacgtcattggAAGTTACAGGATCATTGATTGTCGCTATCCATATGAATTTGAAAGTGGACACATACGAGTAAGTTCTACCAAAAAGAAGAAATCAATACAATAA